The following proteins are encoded in a genomic region of Sorangiineae bacterium MSr12523:
- a CDS encoding SDR family NAD(P)-dependent oxidoreductase, whose translation MKAAFEEKGTRESIAIVGVSCRMPGGISELRALWSALEAGRDLVTEVPPDRFDADRFTDPNRDRPGRSYTCAGGFLEDIAGFDAEFFGIAPREASRLDPQQRLILELAVEAFDDAGIDDGTLAGSDTAVFVGASYEDYGALQMNGAETLDAYSISGWTMSNIANRVSYALDLHGPSITIATACSSSLVALHEACRSLWAGETAIAMVGGVNVMLNPCGFVAMAKAAMLSPSGRCRTFSAAADGFVRSEGGGALVLKRLSDALANADRIHAVVLGTGANSNGRTPGIKQPSLRGQEALLRTVLARAGVHPEELVYFEAHGTGTALGDPIECGAIGHVLGCARIRPLPIGSIKTNLGHLEPAAGIAGVLKAILVLRHGVIPASLHGTPRNPAIDFAALNLEPVERAVTIEPVQEHPRAVVGVNSFGFGGANAHTLLAAPPADRAPEIALPAVFPMLLSGRCEAASKDAARRMIERLDGVSAQQLFDICWTACRRRNLHPYRCAVIGANVTELADRLLAVATGQPMAGTASARAVPHGRIAFAFSGNGSQWARMGADLLDADPIFRAELEAVDRRLSAMLGWSVLEELRAPPERSRMARTEVAQPCLFALQVGLVEVLRGHGIRPAAVFGHSVGEVAAAYTAGALDLDAAATVIAVRSSAQARTSGSGRMAAVGLSHSDARTAITPYGERLELAAINSEHDVTIAGDAEALREIGAELSARGVFCRELDLDYAFHSRAMLPLEREITTGLHGLRAKKVHTPCISTVTGEPVRGDELNADYWWHNVRDPVLFAAAVEHLLAQAFDVLVEVGPQPVLSSYLRRLASNHAETLVVPTLARSTVAHEAIASAVASILASGAPIDWVPYFPIPGRVVDLPAYPWQRTRHWHGDPELWERRQHGKSEHPLLGERAAVLEPTWCGLLDVSRLPWLREHRIGEAIVFPATAFVEMGLAAGRNALGAAVEIRDLVIPHALVLSEGTEVFLQVALSDEDGAMRIASRTDTAQEWKVHAQGRVRRALRSAPPPVDLDAIRARLHSPEAGAVHYDRAATRFGLRYGPTFRTLRELCSGADEVLARYVHEGPQTEFEVHPALLDGALQSALPLMPWTDTRHTTVVLSIGAVRLWQRPTSMGFAHARLRTRAARQIHVDVLVTDESGTVTIEVTGCRLGRLDAGSAESPTPFTYVMRAAPRADVPAGPSPLPLPHDLAAGCSVRLAALNGEWHTTAKAHATFVARTKELAAQFAARTFAQLVEDRAFAPHDLVLAGVDRKHLRVIDALLALAYRHGWIEHTSETHWKVTRQAAPEALFASMVADHPEHAAMLVLLGRCGRHLPDILCGRCDPLEIILGSNSRIAEQSYEASPWSLRCNRLTREWVRAIVGHWPADRPLRILEIGAGTGGTTTLLLPELSPACTQYVFTDVSEAFLTRAGMRFSEYDFVDYRLLDLERDPMAQGFAEGTFDLVIAANVVHATTNLRATLERVAQLLADGGHLLLTELSDPDFPLLCFGLLDGWWSFADRPLRTRSPLLDAVQWPTVLRECRFSSVIRLDDDAPEEAVGHCFVAARAPRTTTQSRMLEVHDTTQWIVAAEDSRANELALATSEALVAAGASAVRTIGVTKDTPWSELLAGAMSTVGVVLILSDPGMARDAHATTELTVRRLEALGAIAKACQLLSSEISPMLWLVTAPSGALPAPQLPLAPADAAVWGATRTMAQEHPRLAVRRLSLERGDRASTDGTRLAQELVAPSAEDEIVLTRAGRFVPRLVPWKVPTRQVLASATDGYALDLREQGPSYRLAWVPAALPIPGPDEVVIGVRTMGLNYRDVLRALGRLTESESANAPVWYFDCAGIVTAVGSAVTTCQPGDRVFGVVVGAGLQSHGLAKASLVQPMMDFTGFDAAATIPTPFITVHYSLERLARLAEGDTLLVHAGAGGVGLAAIQHARSVGARVIATAGSDEKRDLLRLLGVADVVSSRSLAFADEILAMTDGKGVDVVLNSLAGEAIPRGLELLRPGGRFIELGKRDFHLDSPLRMRALRNNVSFFGVDADELYRRAPDRIAEELAAVTRLLRTGEYRPLLHRVYPASRIAEGFALMQHSRHIGKVVISFDEHVPLEQRCATPKFDNDAAYLVTGGTRGFGAASARWLVERGARHVALVSRSGHADTEVNATLEALAERGATATVYAADVTDEAAMRTVVAAVEATGHRLRGVIHAAMVVDDAPLTELTAKRLEAVIAPKISGALILDALTRDHPLDLFVMCSSIASVFGNMGQANYVAGNMFLEALARARSRAGWRTLAVALGAISDTGYVSRHGLASGFAGRGTYAMTAEQALRVMDELLGGEADMAMVGRFDWGLALASTGLADVPRMAYVRPARLEQDAPADVDLLTALAKATPDEAKPLIENAVAAIVANVLRVAPDQLERSRSFEQLGIDSLMSNELRAAIVRRFGCEISTIHITGSAGIGALTRHLCTVMRVRH comes from the coding sequence GTGAAAGCCGCGTTCGAGGAAAAGGGCACCCGAGAGTCCATTGCCATCGTGGGTGTCTCCTGCCGTATGCCCGGTGGCATCTCGGAGTTGCGAGCATTGTGGTCGGCATTGGAAGCGGGCCGCGATCTCGTCACGGAGGTGCCGCCGGATCGCTTCGATGCCGATCGCTTCACCGATCCGAACCGAGACCGCCCCGGGCGTAGCTACACGTGTGCCGGCGGGTTCCTGGAGGATATCGCCGGGTTCGATGCCGAGTTCTTCGGCATTGCACCCCGTGAAGCGAGCCGGTTGGATCCTCAGCAGCGTCTCATACTGGAATTGGCCGTGGAGGCCTTCGATGACGCCGGAATCGACGACGGCACGCTCGCCGGCTCGGACACCGCGGTGTTCGTCGGCGCGAGCTACGAAGATTACGGCGCTCTGCAGATGAACGGCGCGGAGACGCTGGACGCGTACAGCATCAGCGGCTGGACGATGTCGAACATCGCCAACCGGGTGTCCTACGCTCTGGATCTGCACGGCCCGAGCATCACCATCGCGACGGCGTGCTCGTCGAGCCTCGTCGCTCTCCACGAAGCGTGCCGATCCCTTTGGGCCGGCGAGACCGCGATCGCCATGGTGGGCGGTGTCAATGTGATGCTCAATCCCTGCGGCTTCGTGGCCATGGCCAAGGCGGCGATGCTCTCCCCCAGCGGTCGATGCCGGACGTTCTCTGCGGCGGCCGACGGCTTCGTCCGATCCGAGGGCGGCGGAGCCCTGGTTCTCAAACGGCTATCCGACGCGCTGGCCAACGCGGATCGCATTCACGCCGTGGTGCTAGGGACGGGCGCGAACAGCAACGGCCGCACGCCGGGAATCAAACAGCCGAGCTTGCGCGGACAGGAAGCGCTGCTCCGTACCGTCCTTGCGCGCGCCGGAGTGCACCCCGAGGAACTCGTGTACTTCGAGGCACACGGCACCGGAACGGCGCTCGGCGATCCCATCGAATGTGGGGCCATCGGCCACGTGCTCGGATGCGCGCGCATCCGGCCGTTGCCCATCGGTTCCATCAAGACCAATCTTGGCCATCTCGAGCCTGCCGCCGGCATCGCGGGCGTGCTCAAGGCCATTCTGGTGTTGCGCCACGGCGTGATTCCCGCCTCGCTTCACGGTACTCCGCGAAACCCTGCGATCGACTTCGCCGCCCTGAATCTCGAGCCGGTCGAACGGGCCGTGACGATCGAGCCGGTGCAGGAACATCCGCGGGCCGTGGTCGGCGTCAATTCCTTCGGCTTCGGCGGCGCCAACGCGCACACCCTACTAGCCGCGCCGCCGGCGGATCGAGCTCCGGAGATCGCGCTGCCCGCGGTCTTCCCGATGCTCCTTTCGGGTCGCTGCGAAGCGGCATCGAAGGACGCGGCCCGGCGCATGATCGAGCGACTCGACGGCGTGAGCGCGCAGCAGCTTTTCGATATCTGCTGGACGGCGTGCCGGCGAAGAAACCTCCATCCTTATCGTTGCGCGGTGATCGGTGCGAACGTTACGGAGCTCGCCGACCGCCTGCTGGCCGTGGCAACGGGGCAGCCGATGGCGGGAACGGCGTCGGCCCGGGCCGTTCCCCACGGACGAATCGCCTTCGCATTTTCCGGCAATGGATCCCAATGGGCCAGGATGGGTGCCGACCTGCTCGACGCCGATCCTATCTTTCGAGCCGAGCTCGAAGCCGTCGACCGCCGGCTCTCCGCGATGCTGGGCTGGTCCGTCCTCGAAGAGCTGAGGGCCCCACCGGAGCGGTCTCGCATGGCCCGGACCGAGGTGGCGCAACCCTGCCTGTTCGCCCTGCAAGTGGGCCTGGTGGAGGTGCTGCGAGGTCATGGGATTCGCCCGGCGGCCGTGTTCGGACACAGCGTGGGCGAGGTGGCCGCAGCCTACACGGCCGGAGCGCTCGACCTCGACGCCGCCGCGACCGTGATCGCCGTGCGCAGCTCCGCGCAAGCACGCACCTCGGGATCTGGGCGCATGGCGGCTGTGGGCTTGTCGCACAGCGATGCGCGGACGGCGATCACGCCGTACGGCGAACGGCTGGAGCTCGCGGCCATCAACAGCGAACACGATGTCACCATCGCGGGCGACGCCGAAGCGCTGCGCGAAATTGGCGCGGAGCTGTCCGCGCGCGGTGTGTTTTGCCGTGAGCTGGATCTCGATTATGCCTTTCACAGCCGCGCGATGCTCCCACTCGAACGTGAGATCACGACGGGCCTTCATGGACTTCGGGCCAAGAAGGTCCACACCCCATGCATCTCCACGGTGACCGGAGAGCCCGTTCGCGGTGACGAATTGAATGCCGATTACTGGTGGCACAATGTTCGGGACCCGGTGCTGTTCGCTGCCGCCGTCGAGCATTTGCTCGCGCAGGCCTTCGACGTTCTCGTCGAAGTGGGCCCGCAACCGGTGCTGAGCTCCTACCTGCGCCGGCTCGCATCCAACCATGCCGAGACCCTCGTCGTGCCGACGCTCGCGCGCTCCACGGTGGCGCACGAAGCCATCGCGAGCGCGGTCGCATCCATCCTGGCCAGCGGCGCGCCGATCGATTGGGTCCCGTATTTTCCGATACCGGGGCGGGTCGTCGATCTGCCTGCGTATCCGTGGCAGCGCACGCGCCATTGGCATGGCGATCCCGAACTGTGGGAGCGGCGCCAGCACGGAAAAAGCGAGCATCCGCTGCTGGGCGAGCGCGCTGCCGTCTTGGAGCCTACGTGGTGCGGCCTCCTCGATGTGAGCCGGCTCCCATGGTTGCGCGAGCACCGCATCGGCGAGGCCATCGTATTTCCCGCGACGGCATTCGTGGAGATGGGCCTCGCGGCGGGCCGAAATGCGCTTGGCGCGGCGGTGGAAATTCGGGATCTCGTCATCCCGCACGCGCTGGTGCTCTCGGAGGGCACGGAGGTATTTCTGCAAGTAGCCCTGAGCGATGAAGACGGGGCGATGCGCATCGCTAGCCGCACCGATACGGCGCAGGAATGGAAGGTGCACGCGCAAGGGCGAGTTCGCCGCGCGCTCCGAAGTGCGCCGCCGCCGGTCGATCTCGATGCCATTCGAGCGCGACTCCATTCACCCGAGGCAGGCGCGGTGCACTACGACCGCGCGGCCACCCGCTTTGGGCTGCGGTATGGCCCAACGTTTCGAACGCTGCGCGAGCTCTGCAGCGGCGCGGACGAAGTGCTGGCCCGCTACGTTCACGAGGGACCGCAAACGGAGTTCGAAGTCCATCCTGCGCTGCTCGACGGGGCTCTCCAAAGCGCGCTTCCGCTCATGCCGTGGACGGATACCCGCCACACCACCGTCGTTCTTTCGATCGGGGCGGTGCGCCTATGGCAGCGGCCGACCTCCATGGGTTTCGCGCATGCGCGGCTCCGTACGCGAGCAGCGCGGCAGATTCACGTCGATGTCCTCGTGACCGACGAATCCGGGACCGTCACCATCGAGGTCACCGGGTGCCGGCTGGGACGACTCGACGCGGGCTCCGCCGAATCTCCGACGCCCTTCACCTACGTCATGCGAGCCGCCCCTCGAGCCGATGTGCCGGCTGGACCGAGCCCGCTCCCGTTGCCTCACGATCTCGCCGCAGGATGCTCGGTGCGATTGGCAGCGCTCAACGGCGAGTGGCACACGACGGCGAAGGCGCACGCGACATTCGTCGCTCGGACGAAGGAACTCGCGGCGCAGTTCGCGGCACGCACGTTTGCGCAGCTCGTAGAGGATCGGGCTTTCGCACCGCACGATCTGGTGCTGGCGGGTGTGGACCGCAAGCACCTCCGCGTCATCGATGCGCTGCTCGCCCTGGCGTACCGCCACGGGTGGATCGAACATACGAGCGAAACGCACTGGAAGGTCACCAGGCAGGCCGCGCCGGAGGCGCTCTTCGCCTCGATGGTTGCGGATCATCCGGAGCATGCCGCCATGCTCGTCCTGCTGGGTCGATGCGGACGACACCTGCCGGACATCCTCTGCGGGCGATGCGACCCTCTGGAGATCATTCTGGGCAGCAACAGCCGCATCGCGGAGCAGTCTTACGAGGCCTCGCCGTGGAGTCTTCGATGCAACCGGCTCACACGGGAGTGGGTGCGCGCGATCGTCGGTCATTGGCCCGCCGACCGGCCCCTTCGCATCCTCGAAATCGGCGCGGGCACGGGCGGAACGACCACGCTGCTCCTTCCCGAGTTGTCCCCCGCGTGCACGCAATACGTCTTCACGGATGTCTCCGAGGCGTTCCTCACGCGGGCGGGTATGCGCTTTTCGGAATACGACTTCGTCGATTATCGGCTCCTCGACCTCGAACGCGATCCGATGGCGCAAGGGTTCGCCGAAGGGACCTTCGATCTCGTGATTGCCGCCAATGTCGTGCATGCCACGACGAACTTGCGCGCGACACTCGAACGAGTCGCCCAGCTTCTCGCCGACGGTGGCCATCTCCTCCTCACGGAGCTCAGCGACCCCGATTTTCCGCTCCTCTGCTTCGGGCTCCTCGATGGCTGGTGGAGTTTCGCCGACCGACCGCTGCGCACGCGATCGCCGCTGCTCGACGCAGTGCAATGGCCCACGGTGCTGCGGGAGTGTCGTTTCTCGAGTGTGATTCGCCTCGATGACGATGCCCCCGAGGAAGCGGTCGGGCACTGCTTCGTCGCCGCGCGGGCTCCTCGAACCACGACCCAGTCGCGGATGCTCGAGGTTCACGACACCACGCAATGGATCGTCGCCGCCGAGGACTCCCGGGCAAACGAGCTCGCATTGGCGACATCGGAGGCGTTGGTTGCCGCCGGGGCGTCCGCGGTGCGCACGATCGGGGTGACGAAGGACACCCCGTGGTCGGAGCTTCTCGCCGGTGCCATGTCCACGGTTGGCGTTGTCCTCATTCTGAGCGATCCGGGCATGGCTCGCGATGCACACGCCACCACCGAGCTGACGGTGCGCCGCCTCGAGGCGCTCGGCGCGATCGCCAAGGCCTGCCAGCTCCTTTCGTCCGAAATATCGCCCATGCTGTGGCTCGTCACCGCCCCATCGGGTGCGCTCCCGGCCCCGCAGTTGCCCCTGGCGCCTGCCGACGCGGCCGTGTGGGGCGCGACGCGCACCATGGCGCAAGAGCATCCGCGCCTCGCGGTTCGGCGGCTCTCCCTGGAGCGCGGCGATCGCGCGAGCACCGACGGGACGCGGTTGGCCCAGGAGTTGGTGGCGCCATCGGCGGAGGACGAAATCGTGCTTACACGCGCGGGGCGGTTCGTCCCGCGGCTCGTGCCATGGAAGGTCCCGACGCGCCAAGTCCTTGCGAGCGCGACGGATGGATACGCGCTGGACCTGCGTGAGCAAGGGCCGTCCTATCGGCTCGCTTGGGTACCGGCAGCCCTCCCCATTCCCGGTCCCGACGAAGTGGTCATCGGCGTGCGGACCATGGGGCTGAATTACCGAGACGTCCTGCGGGCACTCGGTAGGTTAACGGAAAGCGAGAGTGCGAACGCTCCGGTCTGGTATTTCGATTGCGCGGGCATCGTCACAGCCGTCGGATCGGCCGTCACCACCTGCCAACCCGGCGACCGCGTCTTTGGCGTCGTCGTGGGGGCGGGGCTGCAATCGCACGGGCTGGCGAAAGCTTCCCTGGTCCAGCCGATGATGGATTTCACGGGTTTCGACGCCGCGGCGACGATCCCCACCCCATTCATCACGGTGCATTACAGCCTCGAGCGCCTGGCCAGGTTGGCGGAAGGCGACACGCTTCTCGTTCACGCGGGTGCGGGCGGTGTCGGGCTCGCGGCCATTCAACACGCAAGGAGCGTCGGGGCACGCGTGATCGCGACCGCGGGCAGCGACGAAAAGCGCGACCTACTTCGATTGCTCGGTGTCGCCGACGTGGTGAGCTCTCGAAGCCTGGCCTTCGCCGACGAAATCCTGGCCATGACCGACGGAAAAGGAGTCGACGTCGTTCTCAACTCGTTGGCCGGGGAAGCGATCCCTCGCGGATTGGAACTGCTACGGCCCGGTGGCCGCTTCATCGAGCTGGGCAAGCGGGATTTCCACTTGGACAGCCCCCTGCGCATGCGCGCCCTGCGCAACAACGTCAGCTTCTTCGGTGTCGATGCCGACGAGCTGTATCGCCGGGCTCCCGACCGGATCGCGGAAGAATTGGCCGCCGTCACGCGGCTCCTTCGGACCGGCGAATACCGACCGCTTCTGCATCGGGTTTACCCGGCGTCGCGTATCGCCGAGGGCTTCGCCTTGATGCAACACTCCCGTCATATCGGCAAAGTGGTCATCTCGTTCGATGAGCACGTGCCGCTCGAACAGCGTTGTGCGACGCCAAAGTTCGACAACGACGCAGCGTACCTGGTGACGGGGGGCACGCGCGGGTTTGGGGCCGCCAGCGCGCGGTGGCTGGTCGAACGAGGCGCCCGCCACGTCGCCCTGGTGAGCCGGAGTGGACATGCGGACACCGAAGTGAACGCGACCCTCGAGGCCCTCGCCGAACGAGGTGCCACGGCCACCGTGTATGCGGCCGATGTCACCGACGAGGCTGCGATGCGCACCGTCGTCGCCGCCGTGGAGGCCACCGGCCATCGATTGCGCGGAGTCATCCACGCCGCCATGGTCGTCGACGATGCCCCCCTCACGGAGCTCACCGCGAAGCGCCTCGAAGCGGTCATCGCGCCAAAAATTTCTGGAGCGTTGATCCTCGATGCCCTAACGCGAGACCACCCGCTCGACCTCTTCGTCATGTGCTCGTCGATCGCGAGTGTCTTTGGCAACATGGGCCAGGCCAACTATGTGGCAGGCAACATGTTCCTCGAGGCTCTCGCGCGTGCACGTTCGAGAGCCGGATGGCGTACACTCGCCGTGGCCCTCGGAGCGATCTCCGATACCGGGTATGTCTCGCGCCACGGCTTGGCCAGCGGCTTCGCAGGGCGAGGCACATACGCCATGACCGCCGAGCAGGCACTGCGAGTCATGGACGAATTGCTCGGCGGGGAGGCGGATATGGCGATGGTCGGCCGCTTCGACTGGGGTCTCGCCCTCGCATCCACGGGACTCGCCGACGTCCCCCGAATGGCGTACGTCCGACCCGCCCGGCTCGAGCAAGACGCTCCTGCCGACGTCGATCTTTTGACCGCGCTGGCGAAGGCCACACCCGACGAAGCCAAGCCCCTCATCGAGAACGCCGTCGCCGCGATCGTGGCGAATGTTCTCAGGGTCGCGCCCGATCAGCTCGAACGAAGCCGTTCCTTCGAGCAGCTTGGCATCGATTCACTCATGAGCAACGAACTGCGCGCGGCCATCGTGCGCCGGTTCGGGTGTGAGATCTCCACGATCCACATCACGGGCAGCGCCGGCATCGGCGCGCTCACGCGGCACCTTTGCACCGTGATGCGCGTTCGTCACTAA